ATACATACGTTCGACACAATTTACCGATTATTGCAGTGGTAGGGAACGACGCCGGCTGGACACAAATTGCCCGCGAACAAATCGACATCCTGAAAGATGACGTTGGCACCGTTCTCCGGCAAACCGACTATCACAAAGTTGCTGCAGGATTTGGCGGAAAAGGCTTTTTGCTCAATGATCCCGAAAAAATTTCGGAGACAATTAAAAAAGCAAAAGCGGCTGCCAAATCAGGACATCCAGTGCTTATTAACGCCCACCTCGGAAAAACAGACTTCCGCAAAGGCTCCATTTCAATGTAAGGCGTCATTATGAACAGACTATTTAATCCATTGTTTTATCTCGTTTTAGTGTTATTTTTTTCAATCGGTCTCTTTGCTCAAACGGTCGATTTGACAGCAATCGATCGAGCAATTGAAAAAACACGCACCGACTGGCAAATTCCCGGTATTGCCGTCGCCATTGTCAAAGATGGCAAGCTGATTCACGCCAAAGGGTATGGCACGCGCACTATCGACAAAGATGAACCGGTCGATGAAAACACCCTTTTTGCGGTGGCATCCAATTCTAAAGCGTTCACGGTTTCGCTGTTGGGAATTTTAGTGGACGCCGGAAAATTGCGTTGGGACGATAAAGTTGTCGATCATCTGCCAAATTTTCAAATGTTCGATCCATACGTAACCCGCGAAATGACCGTGCGGGATTTGGTGACCCATCGCAGCGGGCTTCCGACTTTTGGCGGTGACCATATCTGGATTGGCAATTCGCTGTCATCGGATGAAATTCTGGCGCGGCTGCGCCATCTCGAACCCAACGGATTATTTCGTTCGTCATACCATTACCAAAATCTGATGTTCATGGTTGCCGGTATGGTTTATGAAAAAATATCCGGCGAAAAATGGGGCGAAGCTGTTGAAAAACATCTATTTAAGCCATTGGGGATGAATCGCAGCAACACCAGTATCCGGGCGTTGGCGAACGACAAAAATGTTGCGTCTCCCCATGAGCCACGCAACGGGAAAACCGTTCCGGTCGCATACGATTTGCTGGATAACGTTGCGCCCGCCGCAGCGGTAAACGCCAGCGTTGCAGATATGAGCAAATGGATGCTGCTGCATTTGAACAATGGCAAAGTTGGTGATTCACAGATCATTTCAGCAAAGGTTGTCCGTGAAATGCAGGCGATTTATAACCCGATCCCGATTTCTGAAGCTGCTGAAAATTTGTATGGCAGAAAATTTTCTGGAGCGGGAATGGGTTGGTTTATTTCCAATTATGGCGGCTACAAAACCGTTAGTCACGGCGGCGGTATGTCCGGGATGATCTCGTTGCAAACACTGATTCCCGAAGCTGATTTTGGCGTGATGGTCGTAACCAATTATGCACCGGATTCGCCAACTCGTGCAATTACAAACCTTATCCTCGATGCGTTTTTTCAGCCGGAAACAGCCGAAAAACGCAATTGGAGCGCGGAGTTGTTGGAGCAGGTGAACAAACAACATCAAAAATCAGAACTTGCTGAAAATGAATTGGCAGCGCAGCGCATAAAGAATACGAAACCCAGCTTGCCTTTGGATGAATACACCGGCACTTATTTTGATGCGTTTTCCGGTAATGCCGAAGTGCGATTGGAAAAGGGCAATCTGGTTTTCGATTACAATCCGCGACATCTCGGCGATTTGACCCATTGGCACGCGGATATTTTCCGGGTGGTTTGGCGCGATCCGATTTTCGATATGCCAGCCAAATCGTTTATCAGCTTTCGCATCAACGAAAAAGGCGAGGTTGTTTCGCTGGAAACCAGCTTTTATGACCCGATTACTTTTGAACGAAAACATGATTCCCAAAAATAATGAAAACTATTATTGTAGCATCGCATAACCCAGTTAAAATAAACGCGGTTACGCTGGCTTTTAAGCACGTTTTTCCAGACCAGGAATTCACCGTAAAAGGTGTTAGTGTGCCTTCGGGCGTTAGCGATCAACCGGTTACCAATGAGGAAACCCGGCGAGGTGCAGACAACCGGACAATAGCCGCGATGCAACTTCATCCGAATGCGGATTTTTGGGTTGGCGTCGAAGGCGGCATCGAAGAAGATGCGCAGGGTTTGGGCGCTTTCGCATGGGTGGTTATCCGGTCCAACGATCGCCATAGCCATAGCCGCAGCGGCACATTTTATCTGCCGCCAACAGTGGCGGAACTCATTCACACCGGTTTGGAACTCGGCGAAGCGGATGACATCGTTTTCGGAAAGAATAACAGCAAACAATCTGAAGGCGCTATTGGTATTCTCACAAAAAATCTGGTGAATCGCACTTCGCTTTACGAACATGCGATCATTCTCGCACTGGTTCAGTTTATAAACCCTGATTTGTATCCCGTAAAATAATCGGCAGCGATCATTTGAGCCGTTTTTGTGGTGTTGCTGTGTAATTTACCACAATTTTCATAGGCTCGTAAGTTGGGATCGTGGCTGAAATACAGCCGTTGAGCAGGTTTAGGGATCAGAAAACGGCGCCTATTTTTCATAATTAATAGCGCAGCACCCTTAAATTCAGAAAGGAAATTCGATATGAGTGAGAAGGGCTATGTCAACGTTGCCATTGAAAATGGTATTGGAACGGTTACCTTTTTTCATCCCAAAAAAAATTCATTGCCGGGAAATTTGTTGGCGGAATTGGCGCAGGCGCTGCTGTCGCTTGGCGGAAACGCTGCGGCAAAAGTGGTGGTGTTGCAGAGTGCCGGAAACGGTGCTTTTTGTGCTGGCGCATCTTTCGATGAATTGCTTTCTGTCGATTCGATTGAAAAAAGCAAAACATTTTTTATGGGCTTTGCCCGCCTGATTTTGGCGATGAAAAGAATCCCAAAGTTTGTTATTACGCGAGTTCAGGGCAAGGCAGTCGGTGGGGGAGTGGGTGTGATTTCTGCTTCTGATATTGCGATTGCTACCGATTCCGCAGCGATCAAATTGAGTGAATTTGCGCTCGGTTTCGGTCCGTTTGTGATTGGACCGGCGGTGGAACGGCGGATCGGAAAAGCGGCGTTTACTGCCAGCGCCATCGACACCGATTGGCGCGATGCGCAGTGGTGCCTGCAAAATGGCATGTTCAACTCCGTTACCGATTCGGTTGAATCACTCGATCGTGCCGTTCACGAATTGGCAGCACGCCTCGCCAAAGCCAACCCGGATGCAGCGGCGGAGCTAAAAGCCATCGCATGGGAAGGCACCGAACATTGGGATAAATTGTTGGAAGAACGTGCGGAAATCAGCGGGCGGTTGGTGCTTTCGGCATTTGCACAAAACGCTATTTCTGCATTCAAACAAAAATAATTGCTCACGATAAAATGAAAAAAAATAAAGCCTGCGGTGAATGGCATTCACCGATATCCGCAGAAATGTTGTCTGGCGGCAGCGTCCGTCTCGGCGATATTGCCATCGAAAATGAAACGGTTTATTGGATCGAAAGCTGCCCGACCGAACAGGGGCGAAACAGCATATTCCGGAAAAAGCCCGGCAAAACCCCGAAGAACTTGCTCGATGCACCGTTTAACGTCCGCTCGCGGGTGCATGAATACGGCGGCGGCGCGATGCTGATTACACCCGGCGGCATTTTTTTCTCGAATGATGGTGACCGGCAAATTTATTCGTTTCAGCCCGGAGATTCGCCGAAACAGTTGACAAACTCGCCGGAGTCCCGTTTCACCGATTTCTGTTTCGATGAACGCCGTAACCGTTTGTTCACGGTTCGGGAAGTACACGAGCCAAACGCGGCTGAGCCGCAAAATGTCATCTGTGCAATCGATTTGAACACTCAAAATGATATTACAGACCTCGTTTCCGGGGCAGATTTTTATTCGAATCCCATCATCTCTCCCGATGGCAACCGGCTGGCATTTTTGTGCTGGCATCACCCCAATTTACCGTGGGATGCCACAGAATTATGGCTTGCTAAAATCGCAGATGACGGCTCGATTCAATCTTCAGAAATGATCGCCGGCGGTGACAACGAGTCCATTTTTCAACCGCAATGGGCATCGGACGGAAAATTGTATTTTGTGTCGGACAAAAGTGGTTGGTGGAATATTTACTGTTGGGGTGCCGGAGAAGTTGAGCCGGTCATCGAAATGGCTGCAGAATTTGGGCTGCCGCAGTGGGTTTTTGGGATGTCCACTTTTGGCATTATCGATCACCAAACGCTGGCAAGCGCATTTTCAAAAGATGGCATCTGGCAATTCGGCATCATAGATTTGCCATCCAAATCATTGAATATTCTGGATTTACCTTTCACATATATAACTCAGGTTCGCGCATCACGAAATCAGGTTGTTTTTCAGGCTGGCTCGCCGCAGCAATCCGGTGCTATTGTTTCGGTGAATCTGGAATCGGGAAAACACAATATTTTGCGACAATCAACCGCAGTGGAAATCGATCCTGCGGTGATTTCCCAACCGGAAATTTTCCGGTTTTCATCTGACGATTATCCGGTTCAGGGATTTTTCTATCCGCCCAAAAACCCGGATTTCGCGCCATTGCCGGAGGAATTGCCGCCACTGATGATGATTTGCCACAGCGGTCCGACCGCAGCAACGGACAACAGTCTTTCGCTAAAAATCCAATATTGGACGTCGCGCGGATTTGCGGTTGCAGACATCAATTATCGCGGCAGCACGGGGTTTGGTCGGGCTTTTCGCGAATTATTGAATGCAAATTGGGGCATCGCAGATGTTGCAGATTGCGTAAACGCTGCAAATGCGTTGGTGGCAGATGGCAAAGTTGATCCGCAGCGAATGGTCATTTCCGGTGGCAGCGCCGGTGGGTTTACGGTTTTGGCGGCGCTAACTTTTCACGATGTTTTTGCCGCCGGATGCAGCCGATACGGGATCAGCGATTTGGCAGCGCTCACGCAACACACCCACAAATTTGAGGCACGCTATAACGACCGTTTGATTGCCCGATATCCGCAGGAAAAACAGGAGTATCGGGCGCGTTCGCCGCTGTATCATTCTGAAAAACTGGATAAACCGGTCATTTTTTTTCAAGGCAGCGATGACAAAGTTGTGTTGCCCGAACAATCTGAAAATATGGCGAACGCACTGCGGCAAAAAGGCATTCCGGTCGCTTACGTACTGCTCGATGGCGAAGGGCACGGTTTCCGTCAACCGGAAAACATTCGCAACGTTCTCGAATGGGAGTTGTATTTTTATTCGCGAATTTTTAACTTCCGCCCGGCTGATGAAATTTCGCCGATAAAAATAGACAACCTAAACAATTGAAAAGATGAAGTTTACATGAATATTTCCCCATATCAAAAAACGCAGTTGGACAACGGGATAACCGTAATTTCCGAACATATTCCGCATGTCCGCTCCGTTTCGATCGGCGTTTGGCTGCGAACCGGCACGCGATTCGAGGATAAATCCGTTAACGGCGTTGCGCATTTTTTGGAGCACATGATGTTCAAAGCAACCCGGAAACGCACAGCACGGGAAATTGTTCGGCGCATCGAATCGCTCGGCGGCAACCTGAATGCGTTCACCGCAAAAGAGCAGACCTGCTATCATATCGAAATTCTGGACGAACATTTGTCCAAAGCGATCGATGTATTGGCGGATGTGCTCTGCCGGGAAGATTTTCCGGAAAAGGAATTCGAGAAAGAACGTCAGGTGATTCTCGACGAAATCCAATCCGCTGAGGATACACCCGACGAGGTTGTGCTGGAATATTTTGCCACTAAAATGTTCCCGGATCATGCGTTGGGCAACCCGATTTTAGGCGTGGAAGACACCATAAATGCGATGACAATGGACGAAATGATGACATTTTATCGCAACACATACACCGCCGACCGGACAGTAATCGCCGTTGCCGGACATTTGCAGCACAACAAATTAGTGGCGCAGGTTCAGCAAAAATTTAATTTTCCCCAAAACATTTCCAATCCGGTGAAATTATCCCGTCCGAAATCGTTCGGCGCCGGGTTTCACCAATTGGAGCGACCGGTTTTTCAATCGCATTTGTGCATCGGTGTGCCGGGGATAGCCTACGACGATCCGGCGAAATGGGATTTGCTGATCATGAACACCATTTTGGGCGATGGCATGGGCTCGCGGTTGTTCCAGAATATTCGCGAGCGATACGGCATCGCATACGCCATTTTTTCGTTTGCAGAATTGTATCACGACTGCGGGGTTTTTGGCGTTTATCTGGGAACGGATCAACGCAATATTCCCAAAGCACAAAAAATGCTCGTGAACGAGCTGGACAAAATTTCGTCTAAACCCGTTTCACAACGGGAGTTACGTGATGCAAAATCTTACACAAAAGGCAATATCATGCTCCGGTTGGAAAACACAAGCTCGCGAATGAACCGGCTCGCAATGCTGGAAATTTACAATGGAAAATTTCAACCGATCGATCATGTGATCACCCAAATTGAGCAGGTTTCCCGCGAATCAATTATGGCGACAGCTTCCCGCTTGCTCTCACCGGAACGGCGGCTCACCGTGATTCTATCACCCAACAAATAAATTTGAATTTGCATGGCGATGTCGTAAATTGTTCGCTTGAAAAAAATGAGGAGATAGCGGAGGGCTGATTGGGATTGCACTTCTGCTAAATCAAAGCTATGATTTTTGGAATTCCCGTCGAAATTCGCAACCACGAAAATCGTGTGGGTGCAACGCCCGCGCTGGTGGATGCGTTGGTGAAACGCGAACATACCGTTTTTGTTGAACGGGGTGCCGGTGCAAAAAGTATGTTTGATGACATTGATTTTGAAAATGCCGGTGCGACAATCGTTCCTTCACCGGAAAAATTGTATGGGCAATCGGAATATATTCTTAAAATCCGTGCGCCAAAACCGGTCGAATACGAGCTGATTGAACCGCATCATACCTTGTTTGCATTTTTCCAATTTTTTAACTATCCGGAGATGGTCCGGGCATTGCTCGGTCGTGGCGCAAACTGTTACGGTTTTGAGCTTTATCGCGTCGGGCATTTCAGCCGCCCGATTTTGGATGCAGATCGTGCCATTGCCGGACAGTTGGCTATTCAGCAGGGCGCCTATTATTTACAACGCCATCATGGCGGCAGAGGCGCTTTTATTGGGCGATCACAGGGTACTGCGTCGGCTTCTGTTATGGTATTTGGCGCCAGCGCTGCCGGTCTTGCAGCAGCGCAAATGGCAGCCGATAGCGGTGCAAAAGTTACCCTGGTTGAGGTTGATGAATCGCTGTTGCAAATTGCAAAGCATAATTTGCCGGATCGTGTGCGGCTATGTTTGTTCAGCAATGAGATGTTGAGAATGGAATTTCCCAAAACAGATCTGGTTGTGTTTGCCTATCAGCGGGTTGAAATGGCAAAACCGCCAAAGCTGGAAGAAAAAAGTGTGGGCTTTTTGCCACGCGGCGCAGTGATTATCGACCTGGATATCGAATACGATGGCGGTGCGCTGGTTACCAGCCGTCCGACCAAAATAGATAACCCGACGTTTGTGCAAAACGAAGTCATCCATTTTTGCGTGCCAAATCTCGCCGGAACCGTTCCGCAAGCCAGCTCGATCGCACATAGCGAAGCGCTAAAACCCCTTATTTTTAAGGTTGCGGAAAACGGGCTGCTATCGACACTTAAAAATGAACCGTCATTTCGCAGCGGTCTCGTCATTTACGAAGGACAGATCGCCAATGCCCAATTGGCGGAAAACCTATCCACACCATTTTTTGATGTAGCCGAAGCCAGTGAATAATGTGCGGAGCGAAGCCGAAATCCGGCATATTTTATCGACAATTCCCATTTTGATGTATCACAAAGTGGATCATCACCGGGAAGTTGGTATCAACGCGCTGCCGCCCGAACGATTTCTCGGGCACCTGAGCTGGCTGTCGGAAAACGGCTACCAATCCACTACCTTCCTCGATATTTTACACCGGAAACCGCTCCCGGAGAAACCGGTCATCATCAGTTTTGACGATGG
The window above is part of the Calditrichia bacterium genome. Proteins encoded here:
- a CDS encoding S9 family peptidase translates to MKKNKACGEWHSPISAEMLSGGSVRLGDIAIENETVYWIESCPTEQGRNSIFRKKPGKTPKNLLDAPFNVRSRVHEYGGGAMLITPGGIFFSNDGDRQIYSFQPGDSPKQLTNSPESRFTDFCFDERRNRLFTVREVHEPNAAEPQNVICAIDLNTQNDITDLVSGADFYSNPIISPDGNRLAFLCWHHPNLPWDATELWLAKIADDGSIQSSEMIAGGDNESIFQPQWASDGKLYFVSDKSGWWNIYCWGAGEVEPVIEMAAEFGLPQWVFGMSTFGIIDHQTLASAFSKDGIWQFGIIDLPSKSLNILDLPFTYITQVRASRNQVVFQAGSPQQSGAIVSVNLESGKHNILRQSTAVEIDPAVISQPEIFRFSSDDYPVQGFFYPPKNPDFAPLPEELPPLMMICHSGPTAATDNSLSLKIQYWTSRGFAVADINYRGSTGFGRAFRELLNANWGIADVADCVNAANALVADGKVDPQRMVISGGSAGGFTVLAALTFHDVFAAGCSRYGISDLAALTQHTHKFEARYNDRLIARYPQEKQEYRARSPLYHSEKLDKPVIFFQGSDDKVVLPEQSENMANALRQKGIPVAYVLLDGEGHGFRQPENIRNVLEWELYFYSRIFNFRPADEISPIKIDNLNN
- a CDS encoding insulinase family protein is translated as MNISPYQKTQLDNGITVISEHIPHVRSVSIGVWLRTGTRFEDKSVNGVAHFLEHMMFKATRKRTAREIVRRIESLGGNLNAFTAKEQTCYHIEILDEHLSKAIDVLADVLCREDFPEKEFEKERQVILDEIQSAEDTPDEVVLEYFATKMFPDHALGNPILGVEDTINAMTMDEMMTFYRNTYTADRTVIAVAGHLQHNKLVAQVQQKFNFPQNISNPVKLSRPKSFGAGFHQLERPVFQSHLCIGVPGIAYDDPAKWDLLIMNTILGDGMGSRLFQNIRERYGIAYAIFSFAELYHDCGVFGVYLGTDQRNIPKAQKMLVNELDKISSKPVSQRELRDAKSYTKGNIMLRLENTSSRMNRLAMLEIYNGKFQPIDHVITQIEQVSRESIMATASRLLSPERRLTVILSPNK
- a CDS encoding enoyl-CoA hydratase/isomerase family protein, translating into MSEKGYVNVAIENGIGTVTFFHPKKNSLPGNLLAELAQALLSLGGNAAAKVVVLQSAGNGAFCAGASFDELLSVDSIEKSKTFFMGFARLILAMKRIPKFVITRVQGKAVGGGVGVISASDIAIATDSAAIKLSEFALGFGPFVIGPAVERRIGKAAFTASAIDTDWRDAQWCLQNGMFNSVTDSVESLDRAVHELAARLAKANPDAAAELKAIAWEGTEHWDKLLEERAEISGRLVLSAFAQNAISAFKQK
- a CDS encoding serine hydrolase, whose product is MNRLFNPLFYLVLVLFFSIGLFAQTVDLTAIDRAIEKTRTDWQIPGIAVAIVKDGKLIHAKGYGTRTIDKDEPVDENTLFAVASNSKAFTVSLLGILVDAGKLRWDDKVVDHLPNFQMFDPYVTREMTVRDLVTHRSGLPTFGGDHIWIGNSLSSDEILARLRHLEPNGLFRSSYHYQNLMFMVAGMVYEKISGEKWGEAVEKHLFKPLGMNRSNTSIRALANDKNVASPHEPRNGKTVPVAYDLLDNVAPAAAVNASVADMSKWMLLHLNNGKVGDSQIISAKVVREMQAIYNPIPISEAAENLYGRKFSGAGMGWFISNYGGYKTVSHGGGMSGMISLQTLIPEADFGVMVVTNYAPDSPTRAITNLILDAFFQPETAEKRNWSAELLEQVNKQHQKSELAENELAAQRIKNTKPSLPLDEYTGTYFDAFSGNAEVRLEKGNLVFDYNPRHLGDLTHWHADIFRVVWRDPIFDMPAKSFISFRINEKGEVVSLETSFYDPITFERKHDSQK
- the yjjX gene encoding inosine/xanthosine triphosphatase, whose amino-acid sequence is MKTIIVASHNPVKINAVTLAFKHVFPDQEFTVKGVSVPSGVSDQPVTNEETRRGADNRTIAAMQLHPNADFWVGVEGGIEEDAQGLGAFAWVVIRSNDRHSHSRSGTFYLPPTVAELIHTGLELGEADDIVFGKNNSKQSEGAIGILTKNLVNRTSLYEHAIILALVQFINPDLYPVK